A window of Rhododendron vialii isolate Sample 1 chromosome 11a, ASM3025357v1 genomic DNA:
GGTTTCAAATATAAACCGTGTGTAGCACTGACAACACAAAAGGGGCATGTTCCATAAGATTAACGGACGCGTGAAAGGGTACGAGCTGGTTTGGATCTCCTACAAGAGGTTTTCCTCTCTCCCAGTCCTAGTTAATTAGCTACTCGATCTCCAGGGTTCAACCAATCTGTATGACCATTTGAGTTTACGACTGCCATGCATAACTCTCCCCAGAAAGGTCCACCATTCACATTGAACCCTTAGTAGATGGCGTGGAAAGCTCTCTGATTAGAATTGAAATCCTTTTGCTTTGTAGTTTGCAATGTAGAGAGTCCAGGGAGAGTGATACTACTCTTGATCAAATTCTTCAGTTTATAGGTATTTTTTGACATGCAAGGCTGTACGTCTTGGAATGTGTTCCACATCACCTAGACATGCCCCGTTTGTGCTGGTTATAAGGTCCCAGTTTCCCTCCTCTTAACACCTGGGTTTTAAGGAGTAGTGTGAGCTAGGCTtttcaacttggtatcagagcttggtTGAGCCTTTGTTTGGTGGACCATTGTCTGGTTGCCACATGTCCTGGTCCAGGAAGGTGTGTTGGAATGTTTGAACTTTTAGGTATGAAGCCAAGTTCGTTGAGAAAATTGTTGTTGTGCTCAAAAGAAAGCTAGCTGACAAGCACATGAGGCTGAGCGACCACCTAGTAAGTATGGATTCGCGAACAAAAAAAGTTAATTCGTGGCTAAACGATACGTCGTCCAAGGTTGGCATTCTTTTGATATctggaatgggtggaataggGAAGACAACGATTGCTAAAGTTGTTTTCAATTCAAACCATCGTGGATATGATGCTGCATGTTTTCTCCAAAATATTATTGAATCTGCCAAAGGACACAATGGGTTAGTTTGTTTGCAAAGACAACTTCTTTCAACTATATTAGGGAAAGAAGAGCGCAAAGTGAACGACATTGATGATGGTTGTAGGAGGATGGAATATGTCTTAACCAACAAAAGAGTTCTTCTTGTCCTTGATGACGTGGATCAAATGGACCAACTATCTGCATTAGCTGGCCAACCAGATTGGTTTACGCCAGGAAGTAAAATCATCATAACCACTAGGCTCGAGAGCTTGATGACTGCTGACGAATTATATGAAGTGTATAAGCCTGAAAAATTGTCCACTGATGACTCACTGGAGCTTTTTAGTTGGCATGCTTTTGGACAAAAACATCCTATTCAAGGTCACATGGACTTAATTATCAAAAAGGTTTGTGCACCATTGTGATGGGCTTCCCTTGGCCCTTGAAGTGTTGGGCTCTTCTGTACGACGAAAAAATATAGATGTATGGGAAAGTGAGTTACAGAAATTGGAAGCAATTTCTGATAGCCCAATTCTGAAAAAACTTGAAACAAGTTTTGATTCTCTAAAAGATAACCATGATAAAAATATGTTCCTTGAGATAGCTTGTTTCTTTGctggaaagaagaaaaatgacaCAATCGCAATACTAGGAGTATGTGATTATTTTGCACTTGCTGGAATTCATAATCTGGTGAATAGAAATCTCCTAACAGTTGAAAATGAGAAGCTGGGAATGCATCAGTTACTTCAGGACATGGGAAAGCAAATTGTTGACCGAGAATCGAAGTATCCGGAGGAGCGTAGCAGAATCTGGCGCCATACAGAGTCCTTTCGCATTTTGTTTGAACAACTTGTAAGAAACCTGTATCTCATGTTGATGTGTATTTGATTTTGCTCATGTTTGCTAATATCtgactgttttttcttttcttcttaattttctttgaagggtacgaaaaaaattgaaggccTCATACTTGATATGAACATGTTGAGGAAGTCAAACATGGTTGTCTTTGAAGCTAATTCATTTGACAAGATATACAATTTGAGACTACTCAAGCTTAGTGGTGTAGAATTCTCTGGAACTTATCAAGCATTTCCCAAAAGATTAGGATGGTTGTACTGGCGTGGTTTTACTTCAGAATACTTCCCCAATGATTTTCCTCTGGGGAACTTGGTCAATCTTGACTTGCGTTATAGCAACTTAAAACAAGTTTGGAATGGAACTAAGGTAAGATACTCTCTTTTGCTTCTCCTTTTTTGATTTTATAACGAGTTCAATTATTAACTTGTGTGAGAAAATCACCTTTTAAACTTGTGTGGCACCATGTTTCTTTGTTGAGTGGGCTCTTGGATTGTTGAAGATTTtaaatctcagtcactcccctaGACTTGCAAAAACTCCAGACTTCTCAAGAATCCCCAACTTAGAGAAATTGATTCTCAAAGCTTGTCCAAGTTTGTTCGAGGTCGATGAATCTATCGTAAAACTACAGAGAATAGAGTCATTGAATCTTCGGGATTGCAAAAATCTGAGAAAGCTTCCTAGGAATATCAATACGGTAGAATCTTTGGTGGAAATAAACATTTCCGGTTGCTCAAATCTCATGGGGGCAATAGAGGAGCTGGAGAATATGAAATCACTGCGAGTCCTTCATGCTAGCAGAATGGATATAGATCGTTTCCTCACAAGGGAGGTCGTGCCGCAAGGATTTATTTGGCCTTGGGTTCCAAAACCGAGGATACAAATGTCGTTAGCTTCATTACCAAGCTCTCTAACACATCTAAATCTTTGTCAATGCAATCTCACTGAGAATGCATTTCCCGGGGATTTTAGTAAGCTTTGCAAGTTGCAGCAATTATTTCTAGGTGGAAATCCTGTTACAAGCCTACCAAAAGCCATTAAAGATCTTACAGGGCTCCAGAAGCTGGATTTATCATGGTCTCCAAAGCTCCAGCATATTCATTTTCCaccaattggtttggaggaaCTGGTTGTTACAGAGTGCCGAGCATTGGAGAAAATAACGTACGAGCCTTCGGCCGGTATAAAGAGTATCTCGCATGGTGCTTGCATGAGTTTAGATTACGTTCAGCATGGTTTCAAGATCTTACCTGTCAAAAAAGTCGATGTGGAACTCATCAACAAAATTGGATTCTTCAACTTGGAATCCATGGCAAATCTTGAGGCGTTCATTGTTAACACTATTGTATGGAGTAGAAAGAAGTGTCCCAtccaggttctctctctctctctctctctctctctctctctctctctctctctcccgctcGCTCGCTTAACCGTTGCAACTATGGGGTTCAATTTCACAGATACTGCAAGAAGGTCCAACATTCAGCACATATTTCCTGGGAGAGAAGTTCCACACTGGTTTAGCAACAGGAACCGCGGATCCACTGTATCTGTAACTATGACTTCATCGTCTCCTCATTGCGGTATTCCAGGCTTGAATCTTTGTTTGGTATATACACTTCCTGGCGACCTGGATTGGTTGCCAAAACCTATAGAAGTTGAAGTAAGTAACAAGAGCCGTGGAATGAAGAGGGTCTATACACCAAGGTGCTATGCTATTCCAAAAGCAGGTGGAGATATGGTGTGGTTAAGCCATTGGCTACCTGGATGGACGATTTTTGAAGAGGGCGATGAACtgcaagttttgttcaatttgaaAGTTGATGGACAAATTAAGGAGTGCGGAGCCCAGATTTTGTATTTCAGCAAAGATGAGATGGACAAATACTTCAGAACGATATACCATTCATGGGATTCAAAGATGTTTCGGGTCGTGGCTTTGGAAGGTGCGTACGGTACCTCCTCTGCTCTCATTCGTATATTCTTACATGCTTTAACAACAATATGGAACAAGCTCGCGGTGATGGCTTTTGGCTTGCTGTAACTTCCAATGTGAGGACTTGAACAACCTatcattcttgttttttctaCATAGATATATAGAAAGAGGATCACAGGAGAATTGAGACTTATGAGACGTGCATATCATCGGAAAATCCCTACAGTTTTGCATGTTTTTAGTCTTGAATCAACCCAAGAAATATAGTCAAAATGAACTGATCGATATCTCTACTTATCTGCTTGGTAACATATTGCTTGTGTTCCGCATTTATAAAATTGAATCAGAAGCAACAGCAGCAAcagaagcagaagcagaagcagaaacagaaacagaaacagaaggagaaggaggaggaggaggaggagaagcaACATCTGAAGATGCAGAAGGAGGAGGAGACAAAAGTGAAGTTACAACTTTAATTGACAATGGTATACGAGCACCGAAGTAGTTTACTAAGTACATAGTAGGATTCAATTTACTTCAACCATGAATTGATTTGTTTCCTTGTGTTAAGGAGACCAAGGCCCAATTGACTTGTGACATATACAGAGTAAAGAAGCCAGGGATGCTGCAGGTGAGATGCTGCAGTTGATCAAGTCACAGAGTTAGAGGAGGAAGTTGACGACAGAGCAGTACCCAGCTCACAATAGGTTGAATGGCAAGCCGCGTCACTGAATTCTTCTCCTTGTATGAATTGCTGACCAGCATGAATTCATTACACAACAGGTTGAATTGCAAGTCGCGTCTCTGGGACATGATTCGTGTGTATCGGACGATTCTCTTGAGAGATCTCAAAATGCTAAAAAGTCTCGGTTCTGTGCCGGACCCAATACTCTCTATTTGTTGAATTTCTGCTGgtgtttatttttcatgtttcttTTGGCTGAAGTCTTAAGAGAACCTCGGGTTATTTTTCGAGCCCTTTGTCTTCTTTCATGCTCTTTTCTATGACATGGCTCTCTCTGTCCTATCTTTCACGTACGGAAAGCTTAAGCAGTCAGGTTTGGAGtgggtttcttttttccttttttttttttggatcttaGGTTTTGAGTGGTTTGTTGACTAACTTTGGAGTATTGAATTAAGTAGTTTATTGAATTGTTCATGCAAGAGGACCAAACAAGTGCATCATCACAAAATAATCATATTGAATTGTTTTTGCAAGAGGAGTGCATCATCACAAAATAATCATAGAGACCCTGCTTATGATTTTTCGCATCAACATATACGACAACACTCAGAgtatcaaaaaggaaaagaatcctctCCGGGTTCATTTCGAGATTGGATGGTTCGGTCGAGAACCGAAAGAGCCTACTTCAATGATTAAAACTGCTCGTTTTGCAGAACTATGATCtaaaattacatcaaaaatcactttaggaaaataatttggtTACTTCATACTTTGATAGCTGCTTGACCGATtactagacctaaaataatgggttaccccaagcgtaggactgaaaccgatgtagcacaatacctgGTAAgatcggagtcgaatccactaaggacggtgaagtgtgtgttgtggaacctcgggttggaatattaaaaatagctcttaggtagccaccccttgtcgaatggttgattaattaactaatacaaACTGATAAATTGCTCgaaagattaaaaagagaggcgcAGTGGTAGGAAATTCGGCGcttgctacccaatcagaatccgctcgcttttcaaagttctagaaatagttaaatttagggagaattgaaaACTTCGAAGAATGCGAATCCTATagttgccggtcccgtacacagcagcaaacaggttttggtcccccgttcctgctcacatgagccctgacAATGTCTCGGATTCGTctaacggacgtagttttcaccaactaaattatttaattaaattaatgtgcagaAAAATTGCGAGAcaaatcctaattgggtcgcaacgcgcctttacccagcgaccaaatctcagaaaaactactcactcattattaaaaacaaaaagaataaaactcTAAAATTAATCATACTTTTTAAAcgagataaaataaataaataaataaacaaaagataacaactaattgaataccgaagaacaactttaataaagaacaaaaatcaaTACGAATTACCGGAGTGCGATTATCtgaacaaaattttaaataacttaaaggaaagaaaaactcgaaagaaattaaataatattCAAACCAAAGAATGGTAGGCCCCGCTCCTCTTGATCTCTGCCGGTCTCggctttttctgttttgtaccGTGGGAAGAAGTCCTCTGACGGCGGCAACAGCAGCTTCCGTTCTTTCATTAGGGTTTGGACTTCTGGCAAGTATTCTGACTTTAGTATAAACATAGCATTACTCTCTCATTAGGGTTTGGACTTCTTGAGTGAATTCCTCTTGTGGACTCGTAGGGGTCTCATTTGTAGAACCTTAGGGTTCTTTTGAAGATCTGCATCTCTATTTGGCTGCCCTTTTATGGTTGGTTCTGTGGCCTTTAGTCGTTTCAAAGATCATATGTTTCGGTGattctttctaatttttttttgtaacatcTTTGCTTCTTCTATCTACTTTTTATGGTAtgtttttttgtagttttagGTTTTGAGAGAAATTTTGGGGGTAATAAGCGGACAGAGAGATAGATAAACGAAATAATGGaaggaaaaatttattgaggACCGTGATGAGAAAGGGAGTGGTTAAGGAACACGCACCTAAACTAATCCATGGGGGACCATCTCACCGTCAAGTACAAGGGCACATTTAAAGCAGAGGCAAATCTCTGTTTGAACGGGCTCCTCAAGAGGTGAAAGCAGGTTGCAAATATAAACCTTGTATAGAATTGAAACACTAAAGGGCGTGTTCCGTAAGATTAACGGACATGTGAAAGGGCGCGAGCTGGTCTGGATCTCCTATAAGAGGTTTTCCTCTCTCCTAGTCCTAGTCATTGTTAATGAGCTACTCCCCTGCATTCAAACTAACATTAAAAGCTTTATGACCTTTCTGAGTTTATTGTTGTTCTAATCCAACCCCTTCTTCGATTTTGTGCCATTTATGACTGCCATGCATAACTCTCCCCAGAAAGATCCACCATTCACATTGAACcttcaaaaggcattttgaTGGTGTGGAAAGCTCTTTAGTTAGAAATGAAAGCCTTTAACTTTGTAGTTTGCAACGTTGGGAGTCTAGGGAAAATGATGCTACTCATTATCATCAAATCCTTCAGTtcatagttttctttttctttttcttatatgCGTGGCTGTGCATAGAACCTCTTTGTACGTGGCCTTCGTTTTTTATGTCGGTGCATCTACTAGAACCCTTCTAATATACCCTTACTCttaccaataaaaattgaaataagaagaaaagaaaaactagcGTAAAACGTTTTAAGTAATCATTTGTTTGGATATCTGCCTGgaagttttgattttttctctcaaatCTTTTCTAATCTTATTGTGCTTCATTTTCCACATATTAAACTTTTAGGTATGAAGCCAAATTCATTGAGGAAATTGTTGGTCAACTCAAAAGCAAGGTAGTTGGCAAGCATCTGATGGTTGGCGACCATCTAGTAAGTATGGATTGGCAAACCATGCGAGTTACTTCATGGCTAAAAGATAGGTCAACCAGGGTTGGCATTCTTTTGATAtgtggaatgggtggaataggCAAGACGACGATTGCTAAAGTTGTTTTTAACTCAAACCATGCTAGATATGAAGTTGcctatttcctccaaaatattaGAGAAGTTGCCAAAGCACCCAATGGATTAGTCCGTTTGCAAAGACAGCttctttcaaatattttgggaaaagaAGAGCACAAAGTGAACAATGTTGATGATGGATGTAGGAGGATGAAATATGTCTTAGCCAGCAAAAGAGTTCTTCTAGTCCTTGATGATGTGGATCAAATGGACCAACTATCTGCATTAGCTGGCCAACAAGATtggtgtcacgccctcgattttcagctaaaataataatatgtttTCCACAACAAAAGTCTTCCTATCaactatatttacccttaactgtcatgccaatccaaaaaaagaatcaaaatctcttcttcttctctctaattttttttttttttttacataaagtctcccaaacgtttACAATTAAATGAGTTCCATACTGATCAAGGAGAGGAATTTACACATAGCTTTACATATATTCTGATCAAAAGGTACAACTTTCCATTACGAGTAAAGTACATAACATGAATTAGACTAGATGATAAACACGTCCTTTATGATACCAATGAAGCTTTCAAGAGACGTCTCAATAtacactccatgcaatccaagctaagtgccatggcgagtacctgaaaggatagggtgagctacactagctcgtagagatatccatacctaaattacatgcaaaagtgaagacagatcacaagggaaaacattttccaaaagcatacttgttttgtcaaaagtgaagttcaaaatgtcatactcacgctggaaagtatttaactccatttctcaaacagcaacactctcacccacacacaccaatattcttaaaaatctcagCTTACCGTTACGGCGTTATCCAAATCAATccttgctttttcatttccatttcaatgacCTAAAGATTAATCTTAGTTCTTTAAAGAaatgttttcactttcttttctcatacaaCTAGCCAACCTCACCTCAAAATATACACGCTAGGCATGTAGAGTTAGAACATAAGGTAAGCAATGACAAGTCAAACAATACCGCACCTCAACAACAAGGAAACTCACTCGTCAACCCCAAATCAATCTTCAAATCTCAAGTTTCACATCTAGTAAAAATCTCTTCACAATAagatttcttttatgaaactctCGCAATGCATAGCAccacaaggtaccaaatatGCATTCACACAAAACAAGTTGACCACCACATATCAGGAAAACAAGCCACAATGATTTGGAGGTCTaaaagaaggaatataaaaCATGTATTGACATACTGGACAATCCAAGTTATcaactcaaactgacatttcAATCTTAGTATGATGCTAAATACGATGAAGATTCTCCGTTTTCACTGTCACCTGTTTCGATTTCATTTCCGGGCattaaggacccccgtgcgtccactaaaatcctttggattcaattccgggcttttaagacccccgtgcgtccactaaaatcctttcattccattccgggcttttaggacccccatgcgtccactaaaatcctttcattccattccgggcttttaggacccccgtgcgtccactaaaatcctttggattcaattccgggcttttaggacccccgtgcgtccactaaaatcctttcattcaattccgggcttttgggacccccgtgcgtccactaaaatccttttggtagatccgtggctttcttgttaCCATTCAATTATCCACCATGCCACTCATATAGTGTCACATATTCTCACTAACAAGCAATCTCTTTATCCACCGTTTCTCTAATCCCCACACATAGCAAAACATATCTCTCACACCAATACTTAGATTCAGTTACACGTAAATAATCTTGTCTTCATCATTTCAATAAAGAAAGCACAAAAACCCACATCCTTCACATTATAAATCAACCATTTATTTCACATCTCATCTTACCACATAATGGACCCCCCCTTTGTGACATCTCCATTAAAGTCTAAtttgcaaatacttataaagaTCCTCATCTTTGTAGTACCCATCAATGCTTAACAACCATGCACTCATGCCAAGTGATTCACCAAATTCTGTTTAACTCACTGCAAGTATCCTGTAAGCCCAAAGACTCAATCTCATGGAAAGACATCGAATAATTTACACATCGCGTCAAACAttctacaacttaatttatcatcgatcgtatcatccatctaatccattttctattccaatcgtTTACAAGTATTTTAACCCTTATGCTCACTAGTTCTCATATCCCAATAATTAATCATCTAGATCAACTCATCATATCCCCACATATCCAATAggtgaaattaatcattcacacttgAAGTTCTGACTATATCcgatcaaataacataaatttaagaacgacatttaaaccattgaaaagtaggcttctcctttgaatccatagatcatacatcaaaaacggagttcgggtaacTTAACTACGGCCTTTCAATTATAGCTCCAAtataacagtaaaaactggtacaaaggcagaatttaggtcaactttggatgcaaatctgttatcgctcggacatacccatgatgcatgggatgtatcgttggaaagctctatgtgtctagtttcaaccaaaacaaacggtgtgtcctttcgagtcccgagctaggagttatggccattttacctaagtccgccggtgctgtcagattctacgcgggaataagtaaaattgattgaaaaatcataactctttcatcttaaacccaaaaatagtgaaaccaaagccaaaagttgcaccacgacaaaccctacactcagtaaaaatcccaggttcagaaacgagaggaaattaacccaacaatcaaaagaaaaacactttcgcaaccattttcgcacctatcaaccaacccagctttagaaattcaccaaaaattgtatacttaaccaaattaattgattccaatgccaatctcttcttaacttaaatatgcaactcctgtaaaagacccaaagccacccaaaatgttcatcatgcccagaagttaaaagaaaacagccacgcacagattcgcacatccagcaaacagccagtattcaaaaattcataactaattgtgtgattatcggttttgcattggtaccgaaatcttcgtattgaaacgaactttaacagttatgaagacaccaaaaattgattcctagcagaagggccccaaaaagacagattaccagaacccacgaaattttcagcatacactagatttattcaagactcaaaataggtgatcaaacttaatccttgcacatcaaaccaacacttaacacatataaagaaggctggagatccctacctcaagtatcaaGACCAAGCTTTGAGCTCAAACCAAACCCTAGCCTCCAAATCCGAAAtatgcctccaccgagctcTTTCCACGCGATCCGAGGGCCGAGGATGAAGATATGTGCGTGGGTTTTCAAGGATTGATGGTGGAGTAGCAAGAATTTGgttgagggagtgagagagaggagaccgagagaaagggagaggagggagagagagcttgcgttaaaaaaagaagggcactgctattcgcagccctctatttactcccatagcccgttaaaaattttcaattatactcgacagttagttaccgaaattgagatatatattcagcgtccaattaccgaaatataatatttttttcaacagatgtttaccgaaaatgcatgttcggcagttgtttaccgaaagttgaacatattttcgacatgtagttaccgaaatataatcttgttttcaacagcaatttaccgaaatattatttatgattttcaacaatcatttaccgaaatttagtgggctacgggagtaaatagagggctgcgaatagcggcgcccaaaaagaaaaggggaaagtgaAGTGTTCTCTTTGTGAGTGTTGATACATATAGCCCTAATGCACTAACACCCCTCTATTCAACAAACATCACATTATAACCCCCAACTCATACACTCTCACACATTAAcaacattttgttcaaaacttaaattcatatttatttatagaCCAATTGCATTATAAATACCAAAGATTAAATGatgaaattacgggtctctacaattgGTTTAAGCCAGGAAGTAAAATAATCATAACCATTAGGATTGAGAGGATGATGAATGCTGATGAAATTTATGAAGTGTACAGACCTCAAAAATTAGGCTATGATGAATCACTAGAGCTTTTCAGCTGGCATGCTTTTGGACAAAAGCACCCCATTCAAGGTCACATGGACTTATCAAAAATGTTTGTGCAACATTGCGATGGGCTTCCTCTAGCTCTTCAAGTGTTGGGTTCTTCTGTACGAAGGAAAAATATGGATCTATGGGAAAGTGAGTTACAGAAATTGGAAGCAACTTCTGATAATGCAATTCTGGAAAAACTTGAAATAAGTTATGATTTTCTAAAAGATAAACACGATAAAGATCTATTCCTGGACATAGCTTGTTTCTttgttagaaaaaagaaaaataaaacgatCAAAATATTAGAAGGATGTGATTGTTTTCCACTTGCTGGAATTCATAACCTTATCGACCGAAATCTCTTaacaattgaaaatgagatGTTGCAAATGCATCAGTTACTTCAGGACATGGGAAAACAAATTATTTGCCGTGAATCTAAGCATCCTGAGAAGCGAAGCAGAATTTGGCGCCCTAGAGAATCCTTCAACATTTTGCTAGAAAAAATTGTAAGAAACATGTTTCGTCTCATGGTTATGTGTATTAATTTTGCACATGCTTGCAAGTATCTAACTATTGTTTCtgtgtttttaattttcttcgAAGGTTACGGAAATAATTGAAGGCCTTGTACTTGACATGAACATGTTGAGAAATTCCGACATGTCTGCGATTGAAGCAAATACATTTGAAAAGATGTATAATTAGAGACTACTCAAGCTGAGTGGTGTACAACAATCTGGAACATCCAATGCATTTCCCAAGAGATTACGATGGTTGTATTGGCGTGGTTTTCCATCAGCATCTTTCCCCAATGATTTTCCTCTGGAGAACTTGGTCTCTCTTGACATGCGTTATAGCAACTTGAAGCAACTTTGGAAAGGAGCTAAAGTAAGATACTCtgttttgcttcaattttttagaaatttgtaA
This region includes:
- the LOC131307851 gene encoding disease resistance protein Roq1-like, translating into MAASTSESRNPSSSSSNPELIKGRYDIFLSFRGLDTRKKFTDFLYHALMHEGFQTFRDDDEIERGHVIKPELQKAIMNSKMSVIVLSENYANLTACLFELQTILQLCKKSDHFALPVFYEVDPGCIKEQSKNHDFGKKEVTIEKVKGWRAALKEVASMVGMVSQNQSDGYEAKFVEKIVVVLKRKLADKHMRLSDHLVSMDSRTKKVNSWLNDTSSKVGILLISGMGGIGKTTIAKVVFNSNHRGYDAACFLQNIIESAKGHNGLVCLQRQLLSTILGKEERKVNDIDDGCRRMEYVLTNKRVLLVLDDVDQMDQLSALAGQPDWFTPGSKIIITTRLESLMTADELYEVYKPEKLSTDDSLELFSWHAFGQKHPIQGHMDLIIKKVCAPL
- the LOC131307853 gene encoding disease resistance protein RPV1-like; the protein is MMNADEIYEVYRPQKLGYDESLELFSWHAFGQKHPIQGHMDLSKMFVQHCDGLPLALQVLGSSVRRKNMDLWESELQKLEATSDNAILEKLEISYDFLKDKHDKDLFLDIACFFVRKKKNKTIKILEGCDCFPLAGIHNLIDRNLLTIENEMLQMHQLLQDMGKQIICRESKHPEKRSRIWRPRESFNILLEKIVTEIIEGLVLDMNMLRNSDMSAIEANTFEKMYN